CGTGCTAGCATCGCGCCCGCCGAGGGTGGAGAAGCGATGAGCCTGTTGGGCGGCCACGGCCTCGCCGCGTGGGTGCTGTTCAACCTCCTGATCCTGGGGCTGCTTGCCCTGGACCTCGGCGTGCTCCACCGGAAATCCCACGTCGTGGGATTCCGGGAGTCCCTGCTCTGGAACGTGGTGTGGACCGCCGTGGGCCTGGCCTTCGGATGGCTGGTGGTCCGCGTGTACGGTCACCAGCCCGGGCTCGAGTACTTCACCGGGTACGTCATCGAGCGCGCTCTGTCCTTCGACAACATCTTCGTGTTCGTCGTGGTGTTCCAGTACTTCCGCGTGGCGGCGGAGCACCAGCACCGGGTGCTCTATTGGGGGATCCTCGGCGCGCTTCTGATGCGCGGAACGCTGATCGTGGCTGGCGCCGCGCTGGTGGCGATGTTCCACTGGGTGCTGTACCTGTTCGGGGCGTTCCTGCTGTGGAGCGGCGTCCAACTCCTGGTCAAGAAGGACGAGGCGCCGCACCCGGAGCGCAACCCCATGATACGACTCGTCCAGCGGCTGCTCCCCGTCGACGCGGCGGAGCGTGGCCCACGCTTCCTGGTGAGGCGGGGAGGACGCTGGCACGCGACCCCGCTCCTGATCGTCCTGGCCGTCGTGGAGACCACCGACCTGGTCTTCGCCCTCGACTCGATCCCGGCGATCTTCGCCGTCACCCGGGACCCGTTCATCATCTACACGAGCAACGTGATGGCGATCCTGGGGCTTCGGGCCATGTACTTCCTCCTCGCCGCGATGATGACGCAGTTCCGCTTCCTGCGGCATGGCCTGTCGCTGGTGCTGGTTCTCGTCGGTCTGAGAATGCTGGTCGACCGGTGGGTGGACGTCCCCACGGGGCTGACCCTGTCGATCGTGTGCGGGATCCTGGCCGCTGCCGTGGCGGCGTCGGTTCTCTTCCGGCCGCGCGCGGGGGGAGTGGCCGGGGACTGAGGGTGGGGTGCTAGGTGCGCGAGATCTCGAAGCTCGTTCCGGCAGGGCGCGTGACCTCGAGGAGGGCATCCACGCATTCCGCGTCGAACTGCACCCCTCGCTGCTCCTTGAGAAACGCCCGCGCCCGCCCGATCGGGAGCGTCGCCCGCACCCTGGAGGTCGTCATCGCGTCGAAGGCCTCCGCGACGGCGAGCACCCGCGAGAGGCGGGGCACGTCGGCGCCGCTCTTTCCGTAGTAGCCCTGCCCGTCCGCGCGCTCGTGATGGAACTGGATCGCGCGCGCGACCTCCTCGTCGCTGTCGAGGGCCCTGAGCAGCGCCGCGCCGCGCTCGGGGTGCGTGCGCATCAGCCGGGCCTGCTCCTCGTCCAGGGGTCCGC
The nucleotide sequence above comes from Terriglobia bacterium. Encoded proteins:
- a CDS encoding TerC/Alx family metal homeostasis membrane protein — its product is MSLLGGHGLAAWVLFNLLILGLLALDLGVLHRKSHVVGFRESLLWNVVWTAVGLAFGWLVVRVYGHQPGLEYFTGYVIERALSFDNIFVFVVVFQYFRVAAEHQHRVLYWGILGALLMRGTLIVAGAALVAMFHWVLYLFGAFLLWSGVQLLVKKDEAPHPERNPMIRLVQRLLPVDAAERGPRFLVRRGGRWHATPLLIVLAVVETTDLVFALDSIPAIFAVTRDPFIIYTSNVMAILGLRAMYFLLAAMMTQFRFLRHGLSLVLVLVGLRMLVDRWVDVPTGLTLSIVCGILAAAVAASVLFRPRAGGVAGD